From the Leptospira congkakensis genome, the window AGAACTGGTTTCTTTTTTTAAAAAATTAGAACCTGTAGAAGAAGATAGATTCCAAAATTTAATTTCTATCCTAGAATTAAACAATCATATGGATAAAAAAATTGGTTCTCTTTCCGGAGGGACCAAACAAAAAATTAGCATCTTACAATGTTTTTCCTCTAAAAAAGATTTATATATCATTGATGAACCTACTGCCAGTTTAGATCCATACATCTCTCATTTACTAAAATCTCTATTAATCGAAAAGAAAAAGGAAGGATCTTTAGTCATCTTTTCTACACATATCCTTGCGGAGTTACAAGAATTGGCAGATCGTTTTTTGCTTTTGTCAGAAGGTTCGATTCTGATTGATGATTCACCCGAAAATTTCCTTAGAAAAAATAACAAAACAAATTTAGATCAGGCATTAATGAATTTCTGGAATGAGGAGTATAAAACAAAACTATGAAAGAAATTTTATTATTTGAAATAAAAGAAAACATAAGAAGTCGTTGGGTATTTATATACTCAGGATTACTCGTTCTCGTAATGATGATTTTAAGTTTTTTTGGCGATCAAAATGGTATTCGTTTGCTCGTAAGCACAATGAACTTAACACTCATAGTCATCCCTCTATTTTCTATTACATTTTCTGGAATGTCTTTTTTAGAATCCATGCCTTTTGCTGAAGTATTACTTTCTAAATCTGTGAGTCGTAATGCCTTATTTTTTGGAAAATATTTAGGGATTTCCATTTCACTCTCCCTAGGTTTGTTGTTTGGACTTGGAATTCCAGGAACATTTTTATTCTTTAGTGATCCCAATTTTCTATTTTTATTTTTTGAGTTACTCTTTTTTGGAATCTTCCTAACCTGTATCTTTGTTGCGATTGCCTTTTCAATTTCTTCTTTTATCCGGAGGGGAGAAATTGTTTTAACGGTTTCGCTTTTAGTATGGTTGTATTTTTTTATCTTCTTTGATGCACTCGTATTTATTTTTAGTTTGTACTTAGGTGATTATCCAATTGAAATTCCATCACTTATTGTTATTTTACTAAACCCCATAGACTTAATTAGAATTCTTTTAATTCTACAAACAAGTTCCTCTGCCCTTCTTGGATTTTCAGGAGCATTATTATTAAAACAATTAGGAATCATTGGAGTATTAGGAATTACTGTTTTGTTTTTATCTTTATGGATAATCATTCCTCTATTGATATCTTTTAAACGATTCCAAAAAAGAAACTTTTGATTTTTATAAATTATAGAAACAAATAAATGAATGCTCTTGATTTAGATCATGGAAATAGAAAACTGGATTTAGTAGAATGATATTCAACTACCATGAAACGTTGGTTACAAATAGCCTCGGTTTTGATCCTTCTTCCATTTATAGGTAAAATCTTATTTTTGGAAACAGGACTACTTGCCCAGTCTATGTATAAACTTTCTTTGGTTTGTCATTGTAACCATGGATCCAAAAACGAAATCCATAAAGAAGAAGATTCTCCAACTCCCACACGGATCACTTGCCATTTAACAAAGAATAGTGGCCAACACCAATGTTCTTGTGCTAAAAAGAAGTCCGTCACAAAAGTTCTACAATCACAATTGATGAACCCTAGTTTCACAACGGAAACAAAATTCAATCAAACAATGAACCTAGTCGCAACAAGTTTTCCAATCCTATCAAATTCCAATCTACCCATTGGGTTCACTCACTTACCATACAAACCACCAAGGTCAAATTTTACTTAATCTAACCAATAGAAAGTAACCGGTTCTTTTTCTCTGAACCACCAACATTGACTTAGGCGAACTACAATAAAAGTTTAGTCCTTGGACTTCTATACAAAGGTAATTTTATGTTTAAGAATTTATTATCAATCATCCTCTTAAGTCTGTTCACAATTAATTGTGAACTTGCCAAAAAAACGGAAGCAAACAATGCATCCAGTTTGTTATCTCTTCTTGCTCTTGGAAATACGAATCCAGGTTGTGCGATCTCTTCAGTGGCGGCAATCACAAGTAATCTCACCCAAGTAGAAAACAAACAACGCTCAAAATACACAGTTTCAGCCTGTGATGAAACAGGATTTAACAATTTAGATTTAAACC encodes:
- a CDS encoding LIC_11090 family protein: MKRWLQIASVLILLPFIGKILFLETGLLAQSMYKLSLVCHCNHGSKNEIHKEEDSPTPTRITCHLTKNSGQHQCSCAKKKSVTKVLQSQLMNPSFTTETKFNQTMNLVATSFPILSNSNLPIGFTHLPYKPPRSNFT
- a CDS encoding ABC transporter ATP-binding protein, which codes for MIEVKNLTISYGGNSTVVKNVNFSTEPGTIVSIIGPNGSGKSSLIKGILGLVQPLTGHINFLEKKSEPHTIGYMPQTPRFPTNIKVKELVSFFKKLEPVEEDRFQNLISILELNNHMDKKIGSLSGGTKQKISILQCFSSKKDLYIIDEPTASLDPYISHLLKSLLIEKKKEGSLVIFSTHILAELQELADRFLLLSEGSILIDDSPENFLRKNNKTNLDQALMNFWNEEYKTKL
- a CDS encoding ABC transporter permease, with the translated sequence MKEILLFEIKENIRSRWVFIYSGLLVLVMMILSFFGDQNGIRLLVSTMNLTLIVIPLFSITFSGMSFLESMPFAEVLLSKSVSRNALFFGKYLGISISLSLGLLFGLGIPGTFLFFSDPNFLFLFFELLFFGIFLTCIFVAIAFSISSFIRRGEIVLTVSLLVWLYFFIFFDALVFIFSLYLGDYPIEIPSLIVILLNPIDLIRILLILQTSSSALLGFSGALLLKQLGIIGVLGITVLFLSLWIIIPLLISFKRFQKRNF